One genomic window of Solanum stenotomum isolate F172 chromosome 9, ASM1918654v1, whole genome shotgun sequence includes the following:
- the LOC125875747 gene encoding ribonuclease 3-like protein 3 isoform X1 — MESWLRPFLAQTLNWVSTQNLHKYGAVLNRFLPGILENEEATKRALQDDKSQNVEEVQKIIGYDFNDRNLLRQAFTHTSYHKDCISYERLEYVGDSVLNFMITKEHFFKYPNLPPGLLSPLRAANVDTEKLARAAVKHSFHKYLQHGKPILTRRIQSFINVLPEYPLHSHGLIDAPKVLADVVESTIGAVFIDSNSSIDTTWEVAKILLEPIITPEMLETNPVKKLYETCQKHKLKVRVVDMWSHDGSFEVFVDNQMRGKGMCHVKKEIALNRAANKAYNEVIGMLSVGNMNI; from the exons ATGGAGTCTTGGTTACGGCCTTTCTTGGCTCAAACCCTTAATTGGGTCTCCACTCAAAACCTCCACAAATATG GAGCTGTTTTGAATAGGTTCCTACCAGGCATCCTGGAAAATGAGGAGGCAACAAAAAGGGCATTGCAAGATGACAAATCACAAAATGTTGAGGAAGTACAGAAAATCATAGGGTACGACTTTAATGATCGGAATTTATTGCGGCAAGCTTTTACACATACGTCGTATCACAAGGACTGTATATCTTATGAGCGGCTCGAGTATGTGGGTGACTCAGTTCTTAACTTTATGATCACaaaagaacatttttttaagTATCCAAATCTTCCACCCGGGTTGTTGTCACCTCTACGTGCTGCAAATGTTGACACAGAGAAGCTTGCGCGTGCTGCTGTTAAGCATAGTTTCCACAAGTATTTACAGCATGGAAAGCCTATCCTTACGCGACGA ATTCAATCATTTATAAATGTTCTTCCTGAGTATCCTTTGCATTCCCATGGATTGATAGATGCTCCAAAGGTGCTTGCTGATGTTGTTGAATCAACGATAGGAGCAGTATTTATTGATAGCAATTCTTCAATTGACACTACCTGGGAG GTAGCGAAGATTCTATTAGAGCCCATAATTACACCGGAAATGCTTGAAACAAATCCGGTAAAGAAGCTATATGAGACCTGCCAGAAGCATAAACTTAAAGTTCGAGTAGTCGATATGTGGTCACATGATGGGAGTTTTGAAGTTTTTGTTGACAATCAAATGAGGGGAAAAGGCATGTGCCATGTAAAGAAAGAAATTGCATTGAACAGAGCTGCAAACAAGGCATATAATGAAGTTATTGGAATGCTAAGTGTTGGCAATATGAATATATAG
- the LOC125875748 gene encoding ribonuclease 3-like protein 3: MEEQSFQQRERLVEEITGYKFKNPDLLHQAFTHPSVPQNWASNDRMEYLGDSVLSLMIAKKHYFAYPDLSSKDLTDLRSNNVDTEKLARVGIKYNLHNHLRCQIPPLNEQVEEFRSATLEYPLHSYGCINPPKVLADIVEALIAAIYIDCNFSIDITWQAVKDMLQPLITPETLEIQPVTKIMQLCQKNKLEINIVDNWEETREFECFVDGKSVAKGKSSQNKDTARNRAAYNAYEQVIENLRMKTTVKDH, encoded by the exons ATGGAAGAACAAAGCTTTCAACAACGGGAGAGGCTAGTAGAGGAAATAACAGGATACAAATTTAAGAATCCCGACTTGTTACATCAAGCTTTCACTCATCCTTCTGTCCCACAAAATTGGGCATCTAATGACAGAATGGAGTATTTAG GTGATTCAGTTCTGAGTCTGATGATAgcaaaaaaacattattttgcTTATCCTGATTTATCTTCGAAGGATCTCACAGATTTGAGAAGTAACAATGTAGATACTGAAAAACTTGCTAGAGTCGGCATCAAATACAATTTGCACAATCATTTACGTTGTCAAATTCCACCATTGAATGAACAA GTGGAAGAATTCAGAAGTGCTACGTTGGAGTACCCATTGCATTCATATGGTTGCATTAATCCCCCTAAAGTTCTTGCAGATATAGTTGAAGCCTTAATTGCCGCAATATATATCGACTGTAATTTCTCCATTGATATAACTTGGCAG GCGGTAAAAGATATGTTGCAGCCACTAATAACTCCAGAAACACTTGAAATTCAACCAGTTACGAAAATTATGCAGCTATGTCAAAAGAATAAATTGGAGATAAACATTGTTGATAATTGGGAAGAAACAAGGGAATTTGAATGTTTTGTCGATGGAAAATCTGTTGCAAAGGGAAAATCTAGTCAAAATAAAGACACTGCAAGGAATAGGGCGGCATACAATGCATATGAACAAGTTATCGAAAATTTGCGTATGAAAACTACAGTTAAAGATCACTGA
- the LOC125875747 gene encoding ribonuclease 3-like protein 3 isoform X2 → MGRNKEIWFLPGILENEEATKRALQDDKSQNVEEVQKIIGYDFNDRNLLRQAFTHTSYHKDCISYERLEYVGDSVLNFMITKEHFFKYPNLPPGLLSPLRAANVDTEKLARAAVKHSFHKYLQHGKPILTRRIQSFINVLPEYPLHSHGLIDAPKVLADVVESTIGAVFIDSNSSIDTTWEVAKILLEPIITPEMLETNPVKKLYETCQKHKLKVRVVDMWSHDGSFEVFVDNQMRGKGMCHVKKEIALNRAANKAYNEVIGMLSVGNMNI, encoded by the exons ATGGgaagaaacaaggaaatatg GTTCCTACCAGGCATCCTGGAAAATGAGGAGGCAACAAAAAGGGCATTGCAAGATGACAAATCACAAAATGTTGAGGAAGTACAGAAAATCATAGGGTACGACTTTAATGATCGGAATTTATTGCGGCAAGCTTTTACACATACGTCGTATCACAAGGACTGTATATCTTATGAGCGGCTCGAGTATGTGGGTGACTCAGTTCTTAACTTTATGATCACaaaagaacatttttttaagTATCCAAATCTTCCACCCGGGTTGTTGTCACCTCTACGTGCTGCAAATGTTGACACAGAGAAGCTTGCGCGTGCTGCTGTTAAGCATAGTTTCCACAAGTATTTACAGCATGGAAAGCCTATCCTTACGCGACGA ATTCAATCATTTATAAATGTTCTTCCTGAGTATCCTTTGCATTCCCATGGATTGATAGATGCTCCAAAGGTGCTTGCTGATGTTGTTGAATCAACGATAGGAGCAGTATTTATTGATAGCAATTCTTCAATTGACACTACCTGGGAG GTAGCGAAGATTCTATTAGAGCCCATAATTACACCGGAAATGCTTGAAACAAATCCGGTAAAGAAGCTATATGAGACCTGCCAGAAGCATAAACTTAAAGTTCGAGTAGTCGATATGTGGTCACATGATGGGAGTTTTGAAGTTTTTGTTGACAATCAAATGAGGGGAAAAGGCATGTGCCATGTAAAGAAAGAAATTGCATTGAACAGAGCTGCAAACAAGGCATATAATGAAGTTATTGGAATGCTAAGTGTTGGCAATATGAATATATAG